In Leifsonia sp. AK011, the genomic stretch GCCGCTCGGTGTCGACGTGATCGAGCTCCCCGTGCTCTTCGCTCTGCAGAAGCTCGGCATCCAGGTGGTCGACGGCCAGCAGCTCTTCATGGAAGCGCGCCGCATCAAGACCTACGACGAGATCCGACTGCTCACGCAAGCCGCATCGATGGTGGATGCCGCGTACGAGGAGCTCTACCGGTTCCTCCGGCCGGGCGTCCGCGAGAACGAGGCGGTCGGCGTCGTCGCGAAGACCCTGTACGACCTCGGATCGGAGTACGTCGAGGGGGTCAACGCGATCTCCGGTGAGCGCTGCTCGCCGCATCCGCACGTCTTCTCGGACCGTCTCATCCGCCCGGGCGACCCGGCCTTCTTCGACATCCTGCACAGCTTCAACGGCTACCGCACGTGCTACTACCGCACGTTCGCGGTGGGCTCGGCGAGCTCGGCACAGCGCGACGCGTACACCCGCGCCCGCGAGTACATGGACCGTGCCATCGCCCTCGTGAAGCCTGGGGCGACCACGGCCGACATCGTGAAGGTGTGGCCCACCGCCCAGGAGTTCGGCTTCGCCGACGAGGAAGCCGCCTTCGCCCTCCAGTACGGTCACGGTGTGGGCCTGTCGATCTGGGAGAAGCCGATCTTCTCGCGGCTCGTCTCGCTCGACCACCCCGAGGAGCTCAAGGAGGGCATGGTGTTCGCACTGGAGACGTATTGGCCGTCGGCCGACGGCTGGGGCGCCGCACGCATCGAGGAGGAGGTCGTCGTGACCGCCGACGGATGCGAGGTCATCACCAAGTTCCCGGCCGAGGATCTCATCGTGGCTGGCAAGCGGTACTACACGATCGACGGGCCGCTCGACCTGAACCGTGATTCCCAGTCCCACCTCAACACGACCTGGGGTCGCGGGGAGGCGTGAGTGTGATCGGCTTCCTCGGACTCGGCTCGATGGGCACGGCGATGGCCGGGCGGCTCATCGAGACCGGTCACGACGTGCTCGCGTGGAACCGCAGCGCAGGGCCCGCGGAGTCGCTCGCGGGCGCCGCCGTGGCATCCTCCGCTGCGGAGGCCCTCGCGCAGCCGGTGTCGTTCTCGATGCTCGCCAACGACGAGGCGGCCGATGCCGTGCTGTCGGTGGAGAACATCGGCGATACGCCGGGGCGCATCCACGTCAACACGGCATCGATCAGCATGAACCTTGCTGGTGTTCTACAGCAGCGGTTCGAGGCGGCCGGCGTGCGCTACGTCGCGGCACCGGTGCTGGGGCGGCCGCCCGTCGCGGCGGCGGGCAAGCTCAACATCCTCGCCGCAGGCGCGCCGGACGACCTGGATGCAGTACTCGAGTACCTCGAGGCGCTCGGCGTTCGCGTCTGGCGCCTGGGCGAGAAGCCGCCCATGGCCAACGCCGTCAAGATCGCGGTGAACTACAACATCATCCACGCGCTCGAGGCGATCGGGGAATCGGTGGCGCTCGTGGAGCGCCAGGGCATCGATCCTGCCGAGTTCACGGAACTACTCTCGAGCACACTCTTCACGGGTGTCGTGTACCAGGGCTACGGCGCCATCATCGCCCAGCAGAATTACGTACCGCCGGGCTTCACGGTGACGCTCGGCCTCAAGGACCTGGCACTCGCGGAGGAGATCGCCGACGACGGTGGTGTCACCCTGCCGACGGCCCCCGCGCTTCGGGCCGTCTTCGAGCGCACGCTCGCCGAACCCGACCTCGCCGAGGCCGACTGGGCCGCGATCGCCGAGGTCGCCAGGCGCGACCTGCACTGAGCTCCCACTTTTTCGCAGACCTGCAAGGAGGCAGACATGACTGACCGCACCATCCTCATCGTCGGCGGCACCTCGGGCATCGGGCTCGAGCTGGCGCGCGACACCATCGCACGCGGCGACCGCGTTGTGCTCACGGGTCGCGACCAGGAGCGTGCCGACGAGGTGGCACGTTCGCTCGGCGATCGCGCGACAGGCGTCGCCCTCGACATCTCCGAGCCCGAGGCCATCGCCGGTCACCTCGCCGGCGTCGGCCAGGTGCACGGCATCGTCCTCGCGGCGATTGAGCGCGACGCCAACAGTGTGCGCGAGTACAGCGTCGAGCGTGCGCGGCGCCTCGTGACGTTGAAGCTCGTCGGGTACACCGAGGTGATCCATACGATGCTCGACAGGCTCGAGGCATCCGGAGATTCCGGCATCGTGCTGTTCGGCGGCCGAGCCAAGGACATGCCGTACCCGGGCTCGACGACGGTCTCCACCATCAACGGCGGTGTCGAGGGTCTCACCATGACGCTCGCGCTCGAGCTCGCG encodes the following:
- a CDS encoding SDR family NAD(P)-dependent oxidoreductase → MTDRTILIVGGTSGIGLELARDTIARGDRVVLTGRDQERADEVARSLGDRATGVALDISEPEAIAGHLAGVGQVHGIVLAAIERDANSVREYSVERARRLVTLKLVGYTEVIHTMLDRLEASGDSGIVLFGGRAKDMPYPGSTTVSTINGGVEGLTMTLALELAPIRVNALHPGIIGDSPFWAGKPEGVLDGYKSRTPGGELATMADVVDATQFLLRNRGVSGTSIAVDRGWRIT
- a CDS encoding NAD(P)-dependent oxidoreductase; translated protein: MIGFLGLGSMGTAMAGRLIETGHDVLAWNRSAGPAESLAGAAVASSAAEALAQPVSFSMLANDEAADAVLSVENIGDTPGRIHVNTASISMNLAGVLQQRFEAAGVRYVAAPVLGRPPVAAAGKLNILAAGAPDDLDAVLEYLEALGVRVWRLGEKPPMANAVKIAVNYNIIHALEAIGESVALVERQGIDPAEFTELLSSTLFTGVVYQGYGAIIAQQNYVPPGFTVTLGLKDLALAEEIADDGGVTLPTAPALRAVFERTLAEPDLAEADWAAIAEVARRDLH
- a CDS encoding Xaa-Pro peptidase family protein — encoded protein: MRSTGTTGTNGVDWEERVDFERLRTERLARLRAELEISELGAVLAFDFSNIRYMTSTHIGTWAMDKLIRFSLLTRQSDPISWDFGSAAKHHKLYNPWLDVTSMEMDADPNSPHEGAVRPRLESGARAGISTLRGAFSPDAEIADGVARKIKRELEKFGVADQPLGVDVIELPVLFALQKLGIQVVDGQQLFMEARRIKTYDEIRLLTQAASMVDAAYEELYRFLRPGVRENEAVGVVAKTLYDLGSEYVEGVNAISGERCSPHPHVFSDRLIRPGDPAFFDILHSFNGYRTCYYRTFAVGSASSAQRDAYTRAREYMDRAIALVKPGATTADIVKVWPTAQEFGFADEEAAFALQYGHGVGLSIWEKPIFSRLVSLDHPEELKEGMVFALETYWPSADGWGAARIEEEVVVTADGCEVITKFPAEDLIVAGKRYYTIDGPLDLNRDSQSHLNTTWGRGEA